The following is a genomic window from Desulfobotulus pelophilus.
GTACGGCAGAAAGCTACCGGTTTCCTTTCTTTTTGGATCGGGTTGCATGGTTGGCAGAAGGTGGCTGCGGCAGAACCTTATATGTACGGGTATATAGAAAAAGGGCCAGGCCGCAGAGCAGAAAAGGAAGACTGAGGAGCTGGCCCATATGGACAGGAAGGGCAAAGGCTGTCTGTTGGGTTTTCAGAGTTTCAAGAAAAATTCGTGCGGAAGCCGCCATTATGAGGGACAGTGAGGTGAGCCTCCATGGGATGTTTCCGGCGCCTTTTTTCCATGCCCAAAAAAGAAAGAAGCTGCAAGCCGCATAGGCTATGGATTCATACAGCTGAACAGGGTGGCGTGGAATGAGATCCACACGGGTGAAAATAACGCCCAGGCTCCCTGTCGTAGGAATGCCCACCAGTTCGGAGTTGAAAAAGTTACCCATGCGGATTAGGGAGGCTCCCAAGCATCCGGCTACCATGAGGTGATCAGCCAGCCATGGCAGGGGGGTTGCAGGATGTTTCCGGCTGTGGATGTACAGGGCGAGAAAGAGTCCGATTATGCCTCCGTGGCTGGCAAGTCCACCTTCCCAGACTTTAAGGATTTCCAATGGGTTGCTGAGGTAAAAGACAGGGTCGTAAAAAAGACAGTGCCCAAGGCGGGCACCAATGATCACTCCTGCCATGATCCGGTACAGCAGCGGTTCCAGATGATCGGCATTTTTTGCCTCTTGTCTGAAAAGATACTGCATCCAGATCATGCCGCAGATAAAGGCGCAGGCGAAAAAAAAACCGTACCAGCGAACGGCAAGGGGGCCAATGCTGAAGAGAATGGGGTCCGTATTCCAGATCAAAGGAGATGGCAAGGGATCAGCCTCCGTAGGTGTTGGTATGGATTTTTTTTCGCATCAGATCTGTCTCCGGATGTCCTTTCAGGGATTCGGCCCCGTAACCCACCGCCAGGATGGAAAGAACCTTCCTGTTTTCTGGTATGCCAAGAATTCGGCGGACCTCTTCTTCCGAACTGATGGCCTCATTGAACATTCGTTCTCGTATCTGGATCCAGCAGCTTTTCAGTCCCATGGATTCAGCTGCCAGCTGAAGGAATATGGTGGCAATGGAACTGTCTTCTACCCACACATCACAGCGTTTGGGATCGGCGATGACGGCGATCCCAAGGGGAGCTCCCTTGAGGAAGGAGGCCCCATGGGGC
Proteins encoded in this region:
- the lgt gene encoding prolipoprotein diacylglyceryl transferase translates to MPSPLIWNTDPILFSIGPLAVRWYGFFFACAFICGMIWMQYLFRQEAKNADHLEPLLYRIMAGVIIGARLGHCLFYDPVFYLSNPLEILKVWEGGLASHGGIIGLFLALYIHSRKHPATPLPWLADHLMVAGCLGASLIRMGNFFNSELVGIPTTGSLGVIFTRVDLIPRHPVQLYESIAYAACSFFLFWAWKKGAGNIPWRLTSLSLIMAASARIFLETLKTQQTAFALPVHMGQLLSLPFLLCGLALFLYTRTYKVLPQPPSANHATRSKKKGNR
- a CDS encoding nitroreductase family protein, with protein sequence MLPTLRATKKGIPEVENDTFFTALHFFRQTGRHIMFMDLIRQRRSIRKFLDTPVEKEKTTLLQEAALRSPSSRSLNPWEFIFVTDAQLLTELSGVKPHGASFLKGAPLGIAVIADPKRCDVWVEDSSIATIFLQLAAESMGLKSCWIQIRERMFNEAISSEEEVRRILGIPENRKVLSILAVGYGAESLKGHPETDLMRKKIHTNTYGG